Genomic segment of Panicum virgatum strain AP13 chromosome 9N, P.virgatum_v5, whole genome shotgun sequence:
GTCACAGTGCATTGTCCAGACTTATTGCATGATGTTTGAGTTCCCAAATCTTTTTTTTATTGTCATGCAAACATTCGCTTCCGATCAAGAGCAATTTTAAAGGGTCTTAAAGTTGTAACATGCAAATAAACTATATCATTTGTGCATGGAATATTATCAACATGATAGTAAGACAATACTCATTAAGGTCTAATGCATTCCCTAAAGTCAACAAACATATTTCATATTTCCCTTGTGTGGTTCCAAATATCTGTTGACGTCAAGTGATGAACTTTAACCATAAATACACCCAGTATGCCAGAAAATTGCTACATTAATTTACAAGGGCACAAACATAGATTCAGCATCTGAAAATGGTAAGGAGTACCACTATTCAAAAGCAAGTACAGTACAACTTAAGGAAAAAGGCATGGTTGGAGTGGAAACATGCTGGGAATGAACTAAAACACAGAATTACAGTGGAGAAGATATTTTTTACCTTCAAATGACCACTGACCAACTCCATCAGCTACACCAAACCAGCCATCGCAAGCTATAAAATATGCATCTTCACCACCAGTAGATACCTGGGAAAATTAACAGGTACAATTTCacaacaaaataatatcaaGAGAAATACCAAATATCCAATGAGCAAGACAAGAGAAGAGAAGCAACTTTTAATGTTTAGAAACAGTGGCTACACTATTATCAGTATGGAAACCTGTATCTTTTATTTTGTCTCGAAATAAAGAAGCACATGTAAATCAGATGCAGAAGTCATCCCAAATAATTCAGTTCTGGTTGCAGTACCTTTGAAGGATGTGGTAGCATTGCTGCACCTGAAGCCAGAACAAGCGTTGATTTGGGTACTGAAATCATCCTGTGACAAATTGAACAATAAAGTCATATATTTAAATATTTTATAATTCAACACAATATACCAGGGAAAATACAAAACAAATGAGCCGTTCTGACTCTCAATAGAAAGTACAGTACACACAAGCCTTATTTGAATATGTCACTGCAAATATGTGCAACAGAACAAAAACACGTAAAGCAATAAAGCAAAATAATACCTATCAGAGCTCTTTGTTCCTGACGTGCTGTTTTCTCTGGCCACCTTGCAGATTGCTTGATCCTACAAGGGGAGAGAAAGAGTCATACACATCATCCACTAACCCTCATAATTTCGCACCATCTCCGACGAAGTATATCAATATAGCAGCACAAGACAGGTTTAAAAAATCATCTACAGTTTTCCAGAAGGTAACCCATGAAATAAGCACATGCCACCGGATTTGTACATATGAGATAATTGTAAATGGGTGCATACAAGTCACAATGGGTACCATCTCTGTTAGTTGGAGAGTGTTTCCTAGTATAAAAGTGGTCCCTTACTAGGAGATATATATGGCCACATAAAAGTAGATAAATCAGCTACTGACCAGAAGTGATCCAAATCTCTATAACTGCGCAAGGAAAGAGAATGTACACAAAATGCAGGGCAAGTCTGCAACTTGTGGCTCTTCAATCCTCATCATAGAAAATATTCTAGGGTGCTGATTCACAGATAAATTTTCAAATTGCATCATGAAAAAAGAATACATGACAAATATGCTTCTCTGGCCTCAAATATCTCAAGAGAGGAATTTTTACCCATAGTAGCTTAACTCTACAGCTAGCTTAACACTTCAAATGAAactacaaaagaaaaggaatcaACAAAGTACTATATGAAATTTAGCAACGTCGACGAGTAGTGCCTAGTTCCTACAGGAGTTTGCATGAAACACATACCAGTTGAGGGATGGGGGCTCCGTATCCTGCGTCTTGTTCCTCTATACTAGAACCACTCGACTCTGTCTCGACGTCAGTATCAGAATCCTGCGTGATGGAGCCGTCCGAAGCCTCAGAGTCATCCAAACTCGTCTGCATCCTGTCCACTCGGTCTGTGGAACCATTTGAGGCCTCAAGTTCCCCCAAATTagtctccatcccctccactcTTTCGTTACACAAGATACCAGCCATCTCTGTGGCCTGCTTGGCATCGTCACCATCAGTAGACAAATCTAATTCCCCTCCGGCAAGGCCATTTCTACCATCCACATCATCACTCGGCTGAATTCCAAATCCAGGACTCAAATCCCCATTGGGGAAGCCCACAGCAGTAGAGGTCCCTTTTGGTCCGTCCTGCACCTCTTGTTCACATCCTCGAGCACCTCTGTCCTCTGGCAGAGACCCCTCCACGAGGGAGTTGCCACCAATCGACCTAGTGGCATCCAAACTTGAACTGGCATCTGATGGGGACACCTCAACCAGTGAAATCCCCTCCACTTCACCAGCTTGATCAGAGCCAAAACCCGTACCATCCAGCTTCCGGCCATGGCGTCCCGCCACTGGAGCCCCTAATCTTACGTCCAGAACACCCGGTTCCGCCGATTCGAGCTCGGCGCCATTCTCTGAGCAGAAAACATCCACGCCTCCGGCATCACCGCCGGCGTGACCTCCGGACATATCACCACTCACAGCCTGGCTCTCGGAAACGGCCGATTTTGACCCCGTCAACTCCGCTGCAACGGCGCCTTTGTCATCCAAACCCGGAactcccgccgcctcctctgcacCGCCTGCGTCCAGAGCAGACCAAGCTGAATCGAATCAGGAAACGAAGAAGTAAACCAAGTTAGCAGCAAAATCATCAGCAAGCAGTCAAACAAACGGTGGTTGATATTCCGTTCAACCGCCAaggcgagggggggggggggggggggggcgttggTCTTCCGTTTACCGACCACAGCAGGGGTCGGGCGTTCCATTTACCGCCGCGCATAGGCAGAGAACAGCGTCGAGCTGGaagctgcggtggcggcggagtgAGGGCTTACCGGTGTCACGGCGCGGAACGGCGGAGTCGCGTGGGAGAGATGAACCGGGTCGGAagtcgaggacggcggcggtggcagggaTCTCATCCATGGCTATTTGCGCGCAAGGGGGACCACGACGGCGCGGAAGGCCGGCtggagaggagctcggacggGCGGCCGAGTCGGAGGCTTGGATTTGgggaaccaccaccaccagcagcagcaccagcagcagcagcagcagcaggccaagGGGAATGGCGGCGAGAGTGATGGGGAAGGGGACGGGGGAGGGTGGGGGGAGGCTTAATGGGGAGGGAACGGAGCAGCTTGTGTCTGAGGTTTTGAGGCGGCGGGCTGCGCTGCGGCCGCTCGGACGCCGTCGTTTTCTATGGAGCTCCGCCTCGGTGTAGCGGTGGGGTGAGGTGGGGCCGTGGGGGTTTCCGGCCCATTTCCTCGGGATATATTTCCTTTGGTTCCTTATGACAAAGGGCCTCCCAGAAGTTTGTATTCGGCGGATAGGGCGGTTCTGCCAGCCGGAGCAACCGAGAGGCGCCGATGGGTTGCTTCTGGATGGTCTTGCTTTGCAGCTGCTCGCTGTTATTAGGGTAGTACAGTATTGTTTTTAACCATCTTTGCTGAAATGTTACTATGTTAGAGCAGGTGAAGGTGGTTCATTTTCAGCATACCGTTATTTAAATAATTCTATGCAGATGCAGCAATAAATGTTTCTAGAGTTTCATCCATCAACATTCTTGACGTTGAATAATATAATCAATGCTTACCACTTGATACGTATGACTTTGTCAAGAATGCTGAATGCTCTAGCTACAGACAAATGGTTGAAGTGGAATTGAGCAAAGTTAAAAGAATAAAAAGAGAATATTTGAGGTCGCATCAACCTCTCTGATTTTTACTGCTAGTTATCATCCAATACTTTTTGCTAGTTTGTAGCTGCGTGAGAAGAAGAGTTTTTTTTACTTTACTTTTTCACTAAATCACTCCACCAGCAAGGACTAAAGAAATTAAACAGTGAAATATGTATATGATGGATTTAATTTTCACTTTTCCTATCTACAGTTTATATATGAAGATATGCAGTGGTCAACAAATTCAAACAAGTGTACGTGTGATGCTGATGCGCAATTACATGTCTGAAGGTGGCCGAAGCTGGAAAAGTAACCAATCAGATGAGCACGCGTACAGCGATCCATTGATTAGTCCTCGTTCGCTCTGGCTTGGTCTGGATAATTTGTTGTGGATATCAAAGTTCAACGGCGGCACCGCAGGCGCACGATCCAACTGCCACGTGGGGCCAAGCCCAACCTCGCGGCCATTTAACCCACGTGTCTCCAGCGCCTTCCTTACGTGTCAATGCCATCCCTGTTGCGCCGGCCCCACCTGACAGGATCCTCGACGGCTCGACCGCACCGCGTATGCTGAGGTGAGGCGTGAGGAGGACGCCGGCCGACGCGGAGGATGCGATCGCCAGGAGGGGCGCGTGCGTGTGCGATTAGCGAGACAAGGAGTCGTATCTGTTCGGATAAGGCCCCTAATTATTGGGCCAGGGAAGCAAAGATTTCGCATTGATTATTGCGATGGGCCACTCGAACTCGATTGGGGTATTTTtctagaaaataaataaaaaactggAGAGTTTGGTACGATGATGCAGTGTTCTCCGGTTGATGGATAAGCTCGACCCTCCAAGACAAATCTTGAATCATTCATCCCGTTTTCTTTGATTTTTCAATGCTTCGAGATTTTGCCAGCTGGATCGCTCATCTGGCTGATGTTCTATACGTATTTCAAGTGCAGTGGTCTCTGGGATGATGGGTCGCTGGCTCTGAAGCTAGAGAACACTTTTTTTTAGAGAGAAAATGTGTTCTCTAGCTGGAGAACACTTTGATTAAAATTTTGATTCAATCATAAATATCGGCTCGGTTATCTGTCGGTGGTGCGTGCCTCTGATTGGGATCATCAGATGAAGTGATGAACACTGCAAGCTGAATTGATGGCAGGTCGCATGTACATGTCGTCTGGGCAAGCCGATCAGGTGGCCAGGCTTGTGCAAGGAGAATCCATTTCTGATTTCTGAATTTGTTTTCTCTGGCGGGTAGGGTGCCTGTCAATTCCGGCCTAATCTTGTCAAGA
This window contains:
- the LOC120688337 gene encoding probable protein phosphatase 2C BIPP2C1 isoform X1, whose protein sequence is MDEIPATAAVLDFRPGSSLPRDSAVPRRDTAWSALDAGGAEEAAGVPGLDDKGAVAAELTGSKSAVSESQAVSGDMSGGHAGGDAGGVDVFCSENGAELESAEPGVLDVRLGAPVAGRHGRKLDGTGFGSDQAGEVEGISLVEVSPSDASSSLDATRSIGGNSLVEGSLPEDRGARGCEQEVQDGPKGTSTAVGFPNGDLSPGFGIQPSDDVDGRNGLAGGELDLSTDGDDAKQATEMAGILCNERVEGMETNLGELEASNGSTDRVDRMQTSLDDSEASDGSITQDSDTDVETESSGSSIEEQDAGYGAPIPQLDQAICKVARENSTSGTKSSDRMISVPKSTLVLASGAAMLPHPSKVSTGGEDAYFIACDGWFGVADGVGQWSFEGINAGLYARELMDGCKKVIAETQGAPGMRTEEVLAKAADEARSPGSSTVLVAHFDGQVLHASNIGDSGFLVIRNGEVHEKSKPMTYGFNFPLQIEKGDDPLKLVQKYDIDLQEGDVIVTATDGLFDNVYEEEVAGTVSKSLEADLKPTEIAELLVARAKEVGRRGFGSSPFSDAALDAGYLGYSGGKLDDVTVVVSIVRKSEV
- the LOC120688337 gene encoding probable protein phosphatase 2C BIPP2C1 isoform X2, yielding MDEIPATAAVLDFRPGSSLPRDSAVPRRDTGGAEEAAGVPGLDDKGAVAAELTGSKSAVSESQAVSGDMSGGHAGGDAGGVDVFCSENGAELESAEPGVLDVRLGAPVAGRHGRKLDGTGFGSDQAGEVEGISLVEVSPSDASSSLDATRSIGGNSLVEGSLPEDRGARGCEQEVQDGPKGTSTAVGFPNGDLSPGFGIQPSDDVDGRNGLAGGELDLSTDGDDAKQATEMAGILCNERVEGMETNLGELEASNGSTDRVDRMQTSLDDSEASDGSITQDSDTDVETESSGSSIEEQDAGYGAPIPQLDQAICKVARENSTSGTKSSDRMISVPKSTLVLASGAAMLPHPSKVSTGGEDAYFIACDGWFGVADGVGQWSFEGINAGLYARELMDGCKKVIAETQGAPGMRTEEVLAKAADEARSPGSSTVLVAHFDGQVLHASNIGDSGFLVIRNGEVHEKSKPMTYGFNFPLQIEKGDDPLKLVQKYDIDLQEGDVIVTATDGLFDNVYEEEVAGTVSKSLEADLKPTEIAELLVARAKEVGRRGFGSSPFSDAALDAGYLGYSGGKLDDVTVVVSIVRKSEV